The Anaeromusa acidaminophila DSM 3853 genome contains a region encoding:
- a CDS encoding desulfoferrodoxin, which yields MSEVVFYRCETCGNIVALIKNGGGPLACCGQAMTELSANSTDAAQEKHVPVVTKEDGKIKVAVGSTLHPMLPEHYIEWVALVTEDRVAIRFLKPGEEPKAEFCEMPSGIVYEYCNLHGLWMAKF from the coding sequence ATGAGTGAAGTAGTTTTCTATCGTTGTGAAACATGTGGTAATATTGTCGCTCTGATTAAAAATGGAGGCGGACCATTGGCTTGTTGCGGGCAAGCGATGACCGAGCTTTCGGCTAATTCTACCGATGCGGCACAAGAAAAACATGTGCCGGTTGTGACTAAAGAAGACGGCAAAATTAAAGTTGCCGTAGGTTCTACGTTACATCCGATGCTGCCGGAACATTACATTGAGTGGGTTGCCTTGGTAACCGAAGATCGGGTAGCGATTCGCTTCTTGAAACCAGGGGAAGAACCAAAAGCGGAGTTCTGTGAAATGCCTTCCGGTATTGTTTATGAATACTGCAATCTGCATGGCTTGTGGATGGCAAAATTCTAA
- the tsaA gene encoding tRNA (N6-threonylcarbamoyladenosine(37)-N6)-methyltransferase TrmO has protein sequence MSKVGIVATIKNIARIHTDFPTKFGVPRQSGLTPLMATIVFEPLYRDPSAIRGLEGFSYIWLIWQFSEAVGSKISPTVRPPRLGGNTRMGVFATRSPFRPNHLGLSSVKLEKIEMHSQWGPVLHVSGADMIDNTPIFDIKPYLPYADSHPEAASGFAAPHEAYKLKVVFPECWLSLIPESLRQGLCSVLEQDPRPAYVSDSERIFGIPFAGFDVRFIVTEGVLTVVEIVRLKA, from the coding sequence ATGAGCAAAGTAGGTATTGTGGCGACCATAAAGAATATAGCCAGGATTCATACGGATTTTCCAACTAAGTTCGGCGTTCCCCGCCAAAGCGGATTGACTCCGTTAATGGCTACTATTGTTTTTGAACCGTTATATCGAGATCCTAGCGCCATTCGAGGGTTGGAGGGATTTTCTTATATCTGGCTTATTTGGCAGTTCTCTGAGGCGGTTGGCAGTAAAATATCGCCCACTGTGAGACCGCCGCGTTTAGGAGGCAACACCCGTATGGGAGTATTTGCAACGCGCTCGCCTTTTAGGCCTAATCATCTTGGCCTTTCTTCTGTTAAACTGGAAAAGATTGAGATGCATTCCCAGTGGGGACCTGTTTTGCATGTGTCTGGAGCGGATATGATCGATAATACGCCGATCTTTGATATTAAGCCATATCTTCCTTATGCGGATAGTCATCCAGAGGCGGCCTCTGGTTTTGCCGCTCCGCATGAAGCATATAAATTAAAAGTGGTTTTCCCGGAATGCTGGCTTTCTCTTATTCCGGAGTCGTTACGCCAGGGCTTGTGCAGTGTTTTGGAGCAAGATCCGCGACCAGCGTATGTTTCGGATTCTGAACGCATTTTTGGGATTCCTTTTGCTGGATTTGATGTTCGATTCATTGTAACCGAGGGCGTTCTTACAGTGGTGGAAATTGTGCGTCTTAAAGCATAA
- a CDS encoding SDR family NAD(P)-dependent oxidoreductase → MDYTGKIVLVTGGANGIGETISRAYVQAGATVVIADIDEAKGQLLAQEERIIFYALDLTQATAIQGLFRFLAETYRKIDILINNAGKSCFKPIETLSVEEWDEVLHLNLRASFITAQEFAKLHRQGTYGRIINIASTRYLMSEPHSEAYAASKGGLVALTHALALSLSSKELTVNAISPGWIETRSYEKLTAADHGQHPAGRVGRPEDIAQACLFLSDAENSFITGQNLVIDGGMTKKMIYME, encoded by the coding sequence ATGGATTATACAGGAAAAATTGTCTTGGTGACGGGCGGCGCGAACGGCATCGGCGAAACGATCAGCCGGGCGTACGTGCAAGCAGGAGCGACGGTAGTGATTGCGGATATTGACGAGGCTAAAGGGCAACTGCTGGCGCAGGAGGAGCGGATTATTTTTTATGCGTTGGATTTGACCCAGGCAACGGCTATACAAGGGCTTTTTCGTTTTCTTGCTGAAACCTATCGGAAAATTGATATTCTCATCAATAATGCAGGGAAGAGTTGCTTTAAGCCGATAGAAACACTAAGCGTGGAGGAATGGGATGAAGTACTCCATTTGAACTTGCGGGCCTCTTTTATTACAGCGCAAGAATTTGCTAAGCTGCACCGGCAGGGAACATACGGGAGAATTATTAACATTGCCTCTACTCGTTATTTAATGTCAGAACCTCATTCCGAAGCCTATGCCGCTTCCAAGGGAGGTCTTGTGGCGCTGACGCATGCTTTGGCCTTGTCTTTAAGCTCCAAGGAGCTTACGGTCAATGCCATCAGTCCGGGCTGGATTGAAACTCGCAGTTACGAGAAATTGACGGCGGCTGACCACGGGCAGCATCCGGCGGGACGCGTAGGAAGGCCCGAGGATATCGCACAGGCGTGTTTATTTTTAAGTGATGCTGAAAATTCGTTTATAACCGGACAGAATCTTGTTATTGACGGCGGCATGACCAAAAAGATGATTTACATGGAATAA
- a CDS encoding methyl-accepting chemotaxis protein yields MIKVINFFKKKTPCDEAVCILQNVEERLQGKPHAFGTLKVEYPIHKRMLTQFEKLLNSEEKMSSSCKRMLSTVSSLSEFDVRMTHSAYELSQFAKQMALVSESNLAVVEEITASMNDVNETVEQTSFKMKELSDSSNTLIQKNDESMTQIGELVDLKEHVVEDTKKMSIQIEELTTMAENISEIVNGVAAIAEQTNLLALNASIEAARAGEMGRGFAVVASEIRKLADSTKENLQNMRGFVTHIQVAAQGGKESLLNTLSSTNLMNEKLDTISGTIHGNVEMLKHTVLEVNDISQMMVHVKESAQQVNQAMMLSASDAEKLHGMTQDIHKDAVESEENAKQISHIDTELSEVVREMVAALNGGIHSISNQDLLANLKKAKEAHGNWVKNLKRIVEEMKIYPIQTDSKRCAFGHFYHSITMEHVDVKAEWASIDEIHDQFHKIGDKVVEAVRLEDKSAAIRHLQEAEELSNKIFGKIDNTVRIIERKSEIGEEVLR; encoded by the coding sequence GTGATAAAAGTGATCAATTTTTTTAAAAAAAAGACTCCCTGTGATGAAGCAGTTTGTATTTTGCAAAACGTTGAGGAACGCTTACAAGGAAAGCCCCATGCCTTTGGGACCTTAAAAGTTGAGTATCCAATACATAAGAGAATGTTAACTCAGTTTGAAAAATTGCTAAACAGTGAAGAGAAGATGTCTAGCTCATGTAAGCGCATGCTATCGACAGTTTCTTCGCTAAGCGAATTTGATGTCCGAATGACTCATTCTGCTTATGAGCTATCGCAGTTTGCCAAACAAATGGCATTAGTCAGTGAATCCAATTTAGCGGTCGTAGAAGAAATAACCGCGAGTATGAATGATGTGAATGAAACGGTGGAGCAGACTTCATTCAAGATGAAGGAGTTATCTGACTCCTCGAATACGTTGATCCAAAAGAACGATGAAAGTATGACGCAAATTGGAGAACTGGTAGATTTAAAAGAACATGTTGTTGAAGACACTAAGAAAATGAGCATTCAAATCGAAGAACTTACCACTATGGCGGAAAACATTAGCGAGATTGTGAATGGAGTGGCGGCGATTGCGGAACAAACGAATTTGTTGGCTTTAAATGCCTCAATTGAAGCGGCTAGAGCTGGTGAAATGGGGCGAGGCTTTGCTGTTGTGGCTTCGGAGATTCGCAAACTAGCAGATAGTACAAAGGAAAATTTACAAAATATGAGGGGCTTTGTAACCCATATTCAAGTGGCGGCTCAGGGCGGTAAAGAGAGCTTGCTCAATACATTAAGCTCGACTAACTTAATGAATGAAAAACTAGATACCATTTCAGGAACGATTCACGGAAATGTGGAAATGCTAAAGCATACTGTATTGGAAGTTAATGATATCTCGCAGATGATGGTTCACGTTAAGGAATCGGCGCAACAAGTCAATCAGGCGATGATGCTATCTGCTTCTGATGCGGAAAAGCTTCATGGCATGACGCAAGATATTCATAAGGATGCGGTGGAGAGCGAAGAAAACGCTAAACAGATTTCTCATATTGATACGGAATTGAGCGAGGTTGTGCGTGAAATGGTTGCCGCATTAAACGGAGGCATTCATTCTATTTCGAATCAAGACCTGTTGGCCAATTTAAAAAAAGCAAAAGAGGCTCATGGAAATTGGGTGAAAAATCTCAAGCGCATTGTTGAAGAAATGAAAATATATCCTATCCAAACGGATTCAAAACGCTGCGCTTTCGGTCATTTTTATCATTCCATTACGATGGAACATGTGGATGTGAAAGCGGAGTGGGCTTCGATCGATGAAATACATGATCAATTTCATAAAATTGGTGATAAAGTTGTAGAAGCTGTGCGTTTGGAAGACAAAAGCGCTGCGATTAGGCATCTTCAAGAGGCGGAGGAATTATCGAATAAGATCTTTGGGAAAATTGACAATACAGTTCGTATTATCGAAAGAAAAAGTGAAATTGGAGAAGAAGTGCTGCGATGA
- a CDS encoding DNA alkylation repair protein, whose protein sequence is MNHSIREMLAEMAEPKYQQFAASLLPNVDNLLGIRLPLLRKLAQKMAKEDWRRYIKSEDVCYFEETMLQGMILGYAKADIEELLSYVVDFVPRIDNWSICDSFCNGLKFTKNHKERVWDFLQPYLVSEQEYEIRFGVVMLLSFYIEEEYIDSLLLRLHALRHEGYYAKMAVAWALSLCYVKFPELTLASLQSSPLDTFTYNKALQKITESYRVDAASKIKIRSMRRK, encoded by the coding sequence GTGAATCATAGTATTCGAGAAATGCTGGCGGAAATGGCAGAACCGAAGTACCAGCAGTTTGCCGCGTCGTTGTTGCCGAACGTAGATAACTTGTTGGGGATACGACTACCGTTGCTGCGGAAGCTGGCTCAAAAGATGGCAAAAGAGGATTGGAGAAGGTATATAAAAAGCGAAGATGTTTGTTATTTTGAAGAAACCATGCTGCAAGGCATGATTTTGGGGTATGCGAAGGCCGATATCGAAGAGCTTCTTTCGTATGTCGTTGATTTTGTGCCGCGTATTGATAATTGGTCAATTTGTGATAGCTTTTGCAACGGATTGAAATTTACCAAGAACCATAAAGAGCGGGTTTGGGACTTTTTACAGCCGTACCTAGTATCGGAACAAGAATATGAAATTCGCTTTGGCGTCGTTATGTTGCTCAGCTTTTATATCGAGGAAGAATATATCGATTCGTTATTGCTTCGCTTGCATGCGCTGCGCCATGAGGGATATTACGCTAAAATGGCGGTGGCTTGGGCGCTTTCGCTATGCTATGTGAAATTTCCGGAGCTGACTTTGGCATCGTTGCAAAGCAGTCCGCTGGATACGTTTACGTATAATAAGGCCTTGCAAAAAATTACGGAGTCGTATCGCGTGGATGCAGCGAGTAAAATCAAAATCCGCAGCATGAGACGGAAGTAA
- a CDS encoding CAP domain-containing protein has translation MKKQVDVWKMALSMLLLLGVMAYAPQPLEAFKLEVTNNQDRIMNCALVYFDSSAKRWSCSGWYNVPVGATKNFTISKAVQTSHMYMYAKAGNAELCGGNDAPYITRTVISNQFQYYDGNKCPDGPNSRSVHFYKFAIDENDAVSIEWGAARQQKQSAAQNGGGQSGGITQQEMQALQLLNQDRVNNGLASLKADAKLTQVARNHAADMAKQNYLNHTNLQGKSPFDRLKANGISYRLAGENIAYNHSLEAMQEAWMNSPGHRANILNAGYTHAGVGLYTKEDGAIYGVQLFASY, from the coding sequence GTGAAAAAACAAGTAGACGTTTGGAAAATGGCGCTTAGTATGTTACTGCTTTTGGGGGTCATGGCGTATGCTCCGCAGCCGTTGGAAGCATTTAAATTAGAAGTTACCAATAATCAAGATCGTATCATGAATTGTGCGTTGGTGTATTTCGATAGTTCAGCCAAACGTTGGTCTTGCAGCGGCTGGTATAATGTGCCTGTGGGGGCAACGAAAAATTTTACGATCAGCAAAGCGGTTCAAACTTCTCATATGTACATGTATGCAAAAGCAGGCAATGCGGAGCTATGCGGCGGCAATGACGCTCCGTATATTACTCGCACGGTGATAAGCAATCAATTTCAGTACTATGACGGCAATAAATGCCCAGATGGACCTAATTCGCGGTCAGTACATTTTTACAAGTTTGCTATTGATGAGAATGATGCTGTTTCGATAGAGTGGGGAGCTGCGCGGCAACAGAAACAAAGCGCTGCGCAGAATGGGGGAGGACAAAGCGGCGGTATTACGCAGCAAGAAATGCAAGCGCTTCAATTATTGAATCAAGACCGAGTCAATAATGGCCTGGCGTCGCTTAAGGCAGACGCTAAGCTAACGCAAGTTGCCCGCAACCACGCTGCCGATATGGCAAAACAGAACTATCTTAACCATACCAATTTACAAGGGAAGTCTCCCTTTGATCGCTTGAAAGCGAATGGAATCTCCTACCGCTTAGCGGGTGAAAATATTGCCTATAATCATTCGCTCGAAGCGATGCAGGAGGCTTGGATGAATAGTCCCGGGCATCGGGCCAACATTCTTAATGCAGGGTATACTCATGCCGGCGTAGGGCTGTACACTAAAGAGGATGGCGCCATTTATGGCGTGCAATTGTTTGCTAGTTATTAA
- a CDS encoding MATE family efflux transporter, whose protein sequence is MYDYKGRLMNARVNAFYFPGLLSALSITASMFLDIAIVGQMLGPVAMGAVNLALPLTMVFNMVYMLLGIGGEVLVSAAKGAGNKQEANTLFSLSMFTLIAVSIVIMIGGLGARELIALTLSGGNAEMAPLVLRYIGIMFVVAPLMIGITSMTYFVKVDALPKLAAGVMVFVNIVSVVSKILYLGPLHLGIEGAAYGTITGFVAGFLLLVPYLFWRRKRTLSFVPLAVKDFRRLGNIIIAGLPSAMGQGLGAVTTFCTNIVILDIAGKSGIVVNTVCSSISIFISSFRYAATSAMVPIVGALFGERDWWSMHQVAMRITKMVMGFVIVSIFLIELLPGNLLAFFGVHDAAIMEMGVPALRIYALGFLLSSLSYILMTYMQTTARKFFSIAISVGTELLAIFFIYLLGYSLGNIGVWSHTIAAQIVLLFLSILAAKYIGKKFNGKYHGVFIHEVQPDYVMGNSIYATQEEAVGYTDMIGEFFAAKQISPKAIGEAQKLLHQVLMDIVEKEKNPQKTIDIMALLHDGHIKIRLRDDSGLEESLQLENDERIGRLSVMGYNNTYIKIPV, encoded by the coding sequence ATGTACGACTATAAAGGACGCTTAATGAATGCAAGGGTTAACGCCTTTTACTTTCCAGGTTTGTTATCTGCTTTGTCTATTACGGCGAGTATGTTTCTAGATATTGCGATTGTAGGACAGATGCTAGGCCCAGTCGCTATGGGGGCGGTCAATTTAGCCTTGCCCCTGACCATGGTGTTTAATATGGTATATATGCTATTGGGAATTGGCGGTGAAGTGTTGGTTTCAGCTGCGAAGGGAGCTGGCAATAAGCAGGAAGCCAATACGTTGTTTTCGTTGAGCATGTTTACCCTTATTGCGGTAAGCATTGTGATTATGATTGGAGGTCTTGGCGCTCGAGAGCTGATTGCTTTGACTTTAAGCGGTGGAAATGCCGAGATGGCGCCCTTGGTGTTGCGTTATATTGGCATTATGTTTGTAGTGGCGCCGCTGATGATTGGCATTACCAGTATGACTTATTTTGTCAAAGTAGATGCCCTGCCTAAACTTGCGGCAGGAGTTATGGTATTTGTAAATATAGTGAGCGTTGTCAGCAAGATTTTATACCTTGGACCCTTGCATTTAGGGATTGAAGGGGCGGCATATGGAACTATAACGGGCTTTGTCGCTGGATTTTTGCTATTAGTGCCGTATTTGTTTTGGCGCAGAAAAAGAACTCTTTCTTTTGTTCCTCTAGCTGTGAAAGATTTTCGGCGTTTAGGAAATATTATTATTGCAGGCCTTCCTTCGGCGATGGGGCAAGGGCTGGGAGCGGTGACAACGTTTTGCACTAATATAGTGATTCTGGATATTGCTGGTAAAAGCGGCATCGTTGTAAATACGGTCTGCTCTTCTATCTCTATTTTCATTTCTTCTTTTCGCTATGCTGCGACCAGTGCCATGGTTCCCATTGTTGGCGCTCTCTTTGGCGAAAGAGATTGGTGGTCAATGCATCAGGTGGCTATGCGCATTACTAAAATGGTTATGGGCTTTGTTATTGTTAGCATTTTTCTTATTGAATTGCTTCCTGGTAATTTATTGGCGTTTTTCGGAGTTCATGATGCGGCCATTATGGAAATGGGAGTGCCAGCCTTGCGAATTTATGCACTAGGATTTCTATTAAGTTCTTTGAGCTACATCTTAATGACGTATATGCAGACTACGGCTCGCAAGTTTTTTTCTATTGCCATCAGTGTGGGAACGGAGCTTTTGGCAATTTTCTTTATTTATTTGCTTGGATATTCATTGGGGAATATTGGAGTTTGGAGCCATACTATTGCAGCGCAGATAGTCTTGTTATTTTTGAGTATTTTAGCGGCTAAATACATTGGAAAAAAATTTAATGGCAAGTACCATGGTGTTTTTATACATGAGGTGCAGCCGGATTATGTCATGGGCAATTCAATTTATGCGACTCAAGAAGAGGCGGTTGGCTATACGGACATGATTGGAGAGTTTTTTGCGGCTAAGCAAATTTCACCAAAGGCTATAGGAGAGGCCCAAAAGCTACTGCACCAAGTTTTGATGGATATTGTGGAGAAAGAAAAGAATCCGCAAAAAACCATTGATATTATGGCATTATTACATGACGGGCATATAAAAATTCGTCTCCGTGACGACAGCGGCTTGGAGGAATCGTTACAACTGGAAAATGATGAGAGAATTGGCCGTTTGAGTGTGATGGGCTACAATAATACGTATATAAAAATTCCTGTTTAA
- a CDS encoding methylated-DNA--[protein]-cysteine S-methyltransferase — protein MAAVFYYQTELGLLGIEENGKALTKAYLGKTELPHEADLRETALLQEAGRQVKEYLAGVRTEFTLPLAPAGTDFQRRVWAALQKIPYGETRTYGDMAVCVGCPKGARAVGRANHNNPLLLFIPCHRIVGAAGGLVGYAGGLEAKEYLLKLESHVAGGIL, from the coding sequence ATGGCTGCTGTTTTTTATTATCAAACCGAGTTGGGCCTTTTGGGCATTGAAGAAAATGGAAAGGCACTGACTAAGGCGTATTTAGGAAAGACCGAATTGCCGCACGAAGCGGACTTGCGAGAAACCGCGTTGCTGCAGGAAGCGGGACGGCAAGTGAAAGAGTATTTGGCAGGAGTACGCACAGAATTTACCCTGCCGTTAGCTCCGGCGGGAACGGATTTTCAACGGCGCGTGTGGGCGGCCTTGCAGAAAATACCTTATGGCGAGACGCGAACCTATGGCGACATGGCTGTATGTGTAGGATGTCCTAAAGGGGCTCGCGCCGTAGGGCGGGCTAATCACAACAATCCGTTGCTGCTCTTTATTCCTTGTCACCGAATTGTAGGGGCGGCTGGGGGACTTGTGGGCTATGCCGGGGGGCTGGAGGCCAAGGAATATCTTCTGAAGCTGGAAAGCCATGTTGCAGGGGGAATATTGTGA
- a CDS encoding DUF1848 domain-containing protein, whose translation MIISASRRTDIPALYSEWFFRRLQEGLVYVPNPRNSKRLTKVELDPVGVDCLVFWTKNPRAMLSKLPALDAMGYRYYFQFTLTPYDQNLEKRLPPKTELIETFKRLSDKVGPHRVIWRYDPIIFSEKFDEAYHLQQFEAICKALAGYTKQCTISFLDMYAKIRGRMKIMGFREAEETMRKRFSQGVVAIAKEHKLVVASCSEQGDLAACGIKPASCIDAALIAQLAGYPLAAKKDANQRNACGCCESIDIGVYDSCSLGCVYCYATTSEEKALQFTKQHDPHSPMLSGYLRDEVVTVKKTLSSKTAQLTLF comes from the coding sequence ATGATTATCAGCGCCAGCAGGCGGACGGATATTCCGGCGCTTTATTCGGAGTGGTTTTTTAGGCGTCTTCAAGAAGGGCTTGTATATGTTCCGAATCCGCGCAATTCGAAGCGCCTGACGAAAGTAGAGCTTGATCCAGTTGGCGTGGACTGCTTGGTGTTCTGGACGAAGAATCCGCGGGCTATGCTGTCCAAGCTGCCTGCTCTGGATGCCATGGGGTATCGTTACTATTTTCAGTTTACCCTTACTCCGTATGATCAGAATTTGGAAAAGAGGCTGCCGCCTAAAACGGAGCTGATAGAAACCTTTAAGCGCTTGAGCGACAAAGTGGGACCGCATCGCGTGATTTGGCGTTACGATCCCATTATTTTCAGCGAAAAATTTGATGAAGCATACCATTTGCAGCAATTTGAAGCCATCTGTAAAGCTCTTGCAGGCTATACAAAACAGTGTACAATCAGCTTTTTGGATATGTACGCGAAAATACGAGGACGCATGAAAATAATGGGATTCCGAGAAGCCGAGGAAACAATGCGAAAGCGGTTTTCGCAAGGAGTTGTTGCCATTGCCAAGGAGCATAAGCTTGTTGTGGCAAGCTGTTCTGAGCAAGGCGATCTGGCTGCCTGCGGCATTAAGCCGGCTTCTTGTATTGATGCCGCTTTGATCGCGCAGCTTGCAGGTTATCCTCTGGCAGCGAAAAAGGACGCGAATCAACGAAACGCTTGCGGGTGTTGTGAGAGCATTGATATAGGCGTTTATGACAGTTGTTCCTTAGGGTGTGTATATTGCTATGCTACGACTAGCGAGGAAAAGGCTTTGCAATTCACTAAGCAGCATGATCCGCATAGTCCCATGCTGTCTGGATACCTGCGAGATGAAGTTGTGACGGTGAAAAAAACGCTGTCATCTAAAACTGCACAGCTTACTTTGTTTTGA
- a CDS encoding alpha/beta hydrolase, which yields MNSNIDWELKQRQKEYWKTCFLTLTLLLIFCLNLAGLFLGSVIYEETSILFAQMKTQNRHNSLQQLMNKGTASYQWENIHISSPFGYSLSGTFIPNAKSTDKTVIFLHGFTENRTIGLYYLEIYLRAGFNVLLVDSRAHGESGGDSVTWGSLEKYDLDQWVSWLAQRIPNGVIGVHGLSMGAATALLHAELNEENKRVAFYVADSSYSDFETLLSLYVRQYLSPYTDSLAPWLAKLDVASILLPYANLISYFHSRSTFDEASPLQSVRHVTTPILYLHGEADTLIPASMSLELQQATKGPSQLYLFANSKHGAAIFDNHRQYSQVIQHFLKSIDELS from the coding sequence ATGAATTCAAATATAGACTGGGAATTAAAGCAACGACAAAAAGAATATTGGAAAACTTGTTTTCTCACCTTGACGCTCTTGCTTATTTTTTGCCTAAATCTAGCAGGTCTCTTTCTAGGCAGCGTAATCTATGAAGAAACAAGCATCCTCTTTGCGCAAATGAAAACGCAAAACCGCCACAACTCTCTTCAACAACTGATGAATAAAGGCACGGCCAGCTACCAGTGGGAGAACATCCATATTTCTTCTCCTTTTGGCTATTCCTTGTCCGGCACCTTCATTCCGAATGCAAAATCAACTGATAAAACAGTCATTTTTCTGCATGGCTTTACGGAAAATCGCACAATCGGCTTATACTATCTGGAAATTTATCTTCGCGCTGGCTTTAATGTGCTACTGGTCGATTCGCGCGCCCATGGCGAGAGTGGCGGAGATTCCGTTACCTGGGGCAGTTTGGAAAAATACGACTTAGATCAATGGGTCAGTTGGCTTGCGCAGCGCATACCGAACGGCGTGATCGGCGTTCACGGGCTGTCTATGGGCGCCGCCACAGCATTACTGCACGCAGAGCTTAACGAAGAAAATAAACGAGTAGCGTTCTATGTTGCCGACAGCTCGTATTCCGATTTTGAAACGCTTCTCTCTCTCTATGTACGCCAGTATCTATCCCCCTATACGGATTCCCTTGCTCCTTGGCTTGCTAAGCTAGATGTAGCCAGCATTCTCTTGCCGTATGCAAATCTTATATCGTACTTTCATTCCCGTTCTACCTTTGACGAGGCTTCGCCGCTGCAATCCGTACGCCACGTTACAACACCCATCCTATATCTCCATGGTGAAGCGGATACGCTTATTCCCGCCTCCATGTCCCTAGAACTACAGCAAGCCACCAAAGGGCCCAGCCAATTGTACCTATTCGCTAACTCCAAGCACGGAGCTGCTATTTTTGACAACCATCGTCAATATAGCCAAGTGATACAACATTTTTTAAAAAGCATCGATGAATTAAGCTAA